In Danaus plexippus chromosome 28, MEX_DaPlex, whole genome shotgun sequence, a genomic segment contains:
- the LOC116776382 gene encoding LHFPL tetraspan subfamily member 2 protein: MCYVIITGRSLAWLLLSLVAFMLILTGIMTPKWLLGQPVITNENNMTKFYVPSVGIYNRCIRMRHDHYNCAPFSLYGLATDSAVYPGPWKAALFFLSLCATVQFSTVLAGVMSCCVQSVFKKSVISLAGAAQSLGGLFGVLGLLLYPWGWGAPRVKRLCGEYSEPYIPGDCSIGWALCVTATGVAQIFLASALSKTADKAANSDKVQFQMDEGKQLICLV, from the exons ATGTGTTACGTTATTATAACCGGGCGGAGTTTGGCCTGGCTATTATTGAGCTTGGTTGCTTTTATGCTAATTTTAACCGGTATTATGACGCCCAAATGGCTTTTGGGTCAGCCAGTTATAACCAACGAGAATAACATGACCAAATTTTATGTTCCTAGTGTCGGAATATATAACAG ATGTATCCGAATGCGTCACGATCATTACAACTGTGCCCCATTCTCGTTGTATGGCTTAGCGACGGACTCCGCAGTTTACCCTGGCCCGTGGAAAGCAGCACTATTCTTTTTGTCGTTGT GTGCCACAGTACAATTCTCAACTGTATTAGCCGGGGTTATGTCATGCTGTGTCCAATCAGTTTTTAAGAAGAGTGTCATATCACTGGCCGGAGCCGCACAATCTTTGGGAG gTCTTTTTGGAGTTTTGGGTCTACTTCTGTACCCTTGGGGCTGGGGTGCACCAAGAGTTAAAAGACTTTGCGGAGAATATTCAGAACCTTACATCCCCGGCGACTGTTCCATCG GTTGGGCGCTGTGTGTGACAGCGACTGGTGTTGCACAGATATTCCTTGCAAGTGCACTGTCGAAGACGGCTGATAAAGCGGCCAACTCGGATAAGGTGCAGTTCCAAATGGATGAAGGTAAACAGCTGATATGTTTagtctga